One sulfur-oxidizing endosymbiont of Gigantopelta aegis genomic region harbors:
- a CDS encoding 4Fe-4S dicluster domain-containing protein, whose protein sequence is MTINAKAITAPNNLSVIQALWHAGYSQVLGVGCLDGVCGSCSVMVRRIGEPELSMELGCQLLVEEGMEVFFSSFETLTQHHYDLSQINNPLVVHNEFLRIFPEAKNCRYCGGCNRACPKNIDVEQSVTLAVKGEFKQASALFVDCVMCNLCVSSCPENIEPNHVGLFARRVTSHFNTRPANLTQQIQAIRSGELSVDIDALDEKL, encoded by the coding sequence CTGACCATCAATGCCAAAGCGATCACTGCACCCAATAACCTGTCGGTTATTCAAGCACTTTGGCATGCAGGTTATTCACAAGTGCTTGGTGTGGGTTGTCTGGATGGCGTCTGTGGTTCATGTTCGGTGATGGTTCGCCGCATAGGTGAGCCAGAACTAAGTATGGAATTAGGCTGTCAGTTATTAGTTGAAGAGGGCATGGAAGTGTTTTTTTCATCCTTTGAAACACTTACTCAGCACCACTATGATTTATCCCAAATCAACAATCCATTGGTCGTGCATAACGAATTCCTGCGTATATTCCCAGAAGCAAAAAATTGTCGCTATTGCGGTGGTTGCAATCGCGCTTGTCCAAAAAACATTGATGTTGAGCAAAGTGTAACACTGGCCGTAAAAGGTGAATTTAAGCAAGCCAGTGCGCTTTTTGTGGACTGTGTGATGTGCAATTTATGTGTCAGCAGTTGTCCGGAAAATATTGAACCAAATCATGTGGGTTTATTTGCACGACGAGTAACAAGCCATTTTAACACCCGACCTGCTAATCTCACTCAACAAATACAAGCCATCCGCTCAGGTGAATTAAGTGTTGATATTGATGCGCTGGATGAAAAGCT